Proteins encoded by one window of Acidipropionibacterium virtanenii:
- the typA gene encoding translational GTPase TypA, translating into MPVRKDLRNIAIVAHVDHGKTTLVDAMLWQSGAFREGADVEKRVMDSMDLEREKGITILAKNTAVKHTMSDGEEITLNIIDTPGHADFGGEVERGLEMVDGVLLLVDASEGPLPQTRFVLRKALAKKLPLVLVINKVDRPDARIDEVVEETYDLFMDLSDDDDASLLDVPVVYASAKAGRASLNKPADGQLPDSPDLQPLFDSILKNIPAPTYTEGATLQAHVTNLDASPYLGRLALCRIVEGELHKGEPVALCRRDGSVENVKLSEVLITEALDRVPTETAGPGDIVAVAGIPDITIGETITDPEDPKPLPLIHVDEPSMSMTIGINTSPLSGRSGDKLTARLLKARLDQELIGNVSIKVSDTDRPDMWEVQGRGELQLAVLVEMMRREGFELTVGKPQVVTREVNGKLHEPFERVTVDCPEEFMGAVTQMMGLRKGQMMHMVNHGSGWVRMEFVVPARGLIGFRTEFLTQTRGQGIMNQIFENYQPWVGELRTRQTGSMVADRQGSVTSFALFNLQERGTMFVTPGDEVYEGMVCGENSRPDDMDVNPTKEKHLTNVRSSTGDELERLIPATKMSMEQQLEFCRSDECLEVTPEVVRIRKTELNAHDRAKARTRAKHA; encoded by the coding sequence ATGCCCGTTCGCAAAGACCTGCGCAATATCGCCATCGTGGCCCACGTCGACCACGGCAAGACCACCCTCGTGGACGCGATGCTGTGGCAGTCGGGAGCCTTCCGGGAGGGCGCCGACGTCGAGAAGCGCGTGATGGACTCGATGGACCTGGAGCGGGAGAAGGGCATCACCATCCTCGCCAAGAACACCGCCGTCAAGCACACCATGAGCGACGGCGAGGAGATCACCCTCAACATCATCGACACTCCCGGCCACGCCGACTTCGGCGGCGAGGTGGAGCGCGGCCTGGAGATGGTCGACGGCGTCCTGCTGCTCGTCGACGCCTCCGAGGGCCCCCTGCCCCAGACCCGGTTCGTGCTGCGCAAGGCCCTGGCCAAGAAGCTGCCCCTGGTGCTGGTGATCAACAAGGTCGACCGGCCCGACGCCCGCATCGACGAGGTGGTCGAGGAGACCTACGACCTCTTCATGGACCTCTCCGATGACGACGACGCCTCCCTGCTCGACGTCCCCGTCGTCTACGCCTCCGCCAAGGCCGGGCGCGCCTCCCTGAACAAGCCCGCCGACGGCCAGCTGCCCGACTCCCCCGATCTCCAGCCCCTCTTCGACTCCATCCTCAAGAACATCCCGGCACCGACCTACACCGAGGGCGCCACCCTCCAGGCCCACGTCACCAACCTCGACGCCTCCCCCTACCTCGGCCGTCTGGCTCTGTGCCGCATCGTAGAGGGCGAGCTCCACAAGGGCGAGCCGGTGGCCCTGTGCCGCCGCGACGGCTCCGTCGAGAACGTCAAGCTCTCCGAGGTGCTCATCACCGAGGCCCTCGACCGGGTGCCCACCGAGACCGCCGGCCCCGGGGACATCGTCGCTGTCGCCGGCATCCCCGACATCACCATCGGCGAGACCATCACCGACCCCGAGGATCCCAAGCCGCTGCCGCTGATCCACGTCGACGAGCCGTCGATGTCGATGACCATCGGCATCAACACCTCCCCGCTGTCCGGGCGCTCCGGCGACAAGCTCACCGCCAGGCTGCTCAAGGCCCGCCTGGACCAGGAGCTCATCGGCAACGTCTCCATCAAGGTCTCCGACACCGACCGCCCCGATATGTGGGAGGTGCAGGGACGCGGCGAGCTGCAGCTGGCGGTGCTGGTCGAGATGATGCGCCGCGAGGGCTTCGAGCTCACCGTCGGCAAGCCCCAGGTGGTCACCCGGGAGGTCAACGGCAAGCTCCACGAGCCCTTCGAGCGGGTCACCGTGGACTGCCCCGAGGAGTTCATGGGCGCCGTCACCCAGATGATGGGGCTGCGCAAGGGCCAGATGATGCACATGGTCAACCACGGATCCGGCTGGGTCCGCATGGAATTCGTGGTGCCGGCCCGCGGCCTCATCGGCTTCCGCACCGAGTTCCTCACCCAGACCCGCGGCCAGGGGATCATGAACCAGATCTTCGAGAACTACCAACCCTGGGTCGGGGAGCTGCGCACCCGCCAGACCGGCTCGATGGTCGCCGACCGGCAGGGCAGCGTCACCTCCTTCGCCCTGTTCAATCTCCAGGAGCGCGGCACCATGTTCGTGACCCCCGGAGACGAGGTCTACGAGGGAATGGTCTGCGGGGAGAATTCCCGACCCGACGACATGGACGTCAACCCCACCAAGGAGAAGCACCTCACCAACGTCCGCTCGTCGACCGGCGACGAGCTGGAGCGGCTCATCCCGGCCACCAAGATGTCGATGGAGCAGCAGCTCGAGTTCTGCCGCTCCGACGAGTGCCTCGAGGTGACCCCCGAGGTCGTGAGGATCCGCAAGACCGAGCTCAACGCCCACGACCGGGCCAAGGCGCGCACCCGCGCGAAGCACGCCTGA
- a CDS encoding metal-sensitive transcriptional regulator yields the protein MKLDPEDLKPVITRLRRAQGQIGGVIAMIEDGRECRDIVTQLAAIGKAVDRAGFTLVSTGVRSCITSGGEDCEEDLAGLEKLFLSLA from the coding sequence GTGAAACTCGATCCCGAGGATCTCAAGCCCGTCATCACCCGGCTGCGCCGAGCCCAGGGGCAGATCGGCGGGGTCATCGCGATGATCGAGGACGGCCGTGAGTGCCGCGACATCGTCACCCAGCTCGCCGCGATCGGCAAGGCGGTCGACCGGGCCGGTTTCACCCTGGTGTCCACCGGGGTACGCAGTTGCATCACCAGCGGCGGCGAGGACTGCGAGGAAGACCTTGCCGGGCTGGAGAAGCTCTTCCTGTCCCTGGCGTGA
- a CDS encoding sugar transferase, producing the protein MTRRTRVPKRVDFNKTQKLITALIDVAVFVGCLFLSFYLRFFTSLGFIPARNLNDAKAAMLTSAIGFLVINVLSGIYVLYNKTLLDVWIVTVVDQVLITVLIMALTFAGRWFAFPRSVLIINLVVSIIALLAWRSVVFWAYSRFRGAKRVMVLGLPGQLSGPVLNYMSNKSRRHRLTHVVEGHYLEQIRGHLDEFDTAHVSDAIPAADRNAIYDLLLSEDKEIFLTTSFEHLLLVNPTIMSIEDESIIAASPFKIPAEFDVIKRFFDALVALIGLIIASPVMLVTAVLVKVTSPGPVFYRQTRITKGGKEFKILKFRSMSATAEKESGPMLATTNDPRVTTVGKYIRSLRIDELPQLINVLVGDMSMVGPRPERPFFVEQFQSQNAHYKLRHNVRAGLTGYAQVYGKYASDFASKLNFDLIYIKQYSLVLDVKIMIQTIKILFDKVSSRGVDEEEERDTSVSLPSGVQQLS; encoded by the coding sequence ATGACGAGGAGAACACGAGTGCCGAAGAGGGTCGACTTCAACAAGACGCAGAAGCTGATCACCGCCCTGATTGACGTGGCGGTGTTCGTCGGCTGCCTCTTCCTATCTTTCTATCTGCGATTTTTCACCTCGCTCGGATTCATTCCGGCCAGGAATCTGAATGACGCCAAGGCCGCCATGCTGACGTCGGCCATCGGGTTTCTGGTGATCAATGTGTTGTCCGGCATCTATGTGCTGTACAACAAGACGCTGCTGGATGTCTGGATCGTCACCGTGGTGGATCAGGTGCTCATCACCGTCCTCATCATGGCGCTCACCTTCGCCGGCCGCTGGTTCGCCTTCCCGCGGTCGGTGCTGATCATCAATCTGGTCGTCAGCATCATCGCACTGCTGGCCTGGAGAAGCGTCGTGTTCTGGGCCTACAGCCGCTTCCGCGGGGCCAAACGGGTCATGGTGCTCGGTCTTCCCGGGCAGCTCAGCGGGCCGGTGCTGAACTACATGTCCAACAAGAGCCGGCGTCACCGTCTGACCCATGTGGTGGAGGGGCACTACCTCGAGCAGATCCGCGGCCATCTCGACGAGTTCGACACCGCACATGTTTCCGATGCGATTCCAGCTGCGGATCGGAATGCCATCTACGATCTCCTTCTCAGCGAGGACAAGGAGATATTTCTTACGACCAGTTTTGAACATCTTCTGCTGGTGAATCCGACGATCATGAGTATTGAGGACGAGTCGATCATCGCGGCGAGTCCGTTCAAGATCCCTGCGGAGTTCGACGTCATCAAGAGGTTCTTCGACGCGCTGGTGGCGCTCATCGGTCTCATCATCGCCTCGCCGGTGATGCTGGTGACCGCGGTCCTGGTGAAGGTGACGTCCCCCGGGCCGGTGTTCTATCGGCAGACCCGGATCACCAAGGGCGGCAAGGAGTTCAAGATCCTCAAGTTCCGCTCGATGAGCGCCACCGCGGAGAAGGAGTCGGGGCCGATGCTGGCCACCACCAACGATCCGCGGGTGACGACGGTCGGCAAGTACATCCGCAGCCTGCGGATCGATGAGCTGCCACAGCTCATCAATGTGCTGGTGGGGGACATGTCGATGGTGGGCCCACGCCCTGAGCGGCCCTTCTTCGTCGAGCAGTTCCAGTCCCAGAACGCCCACTACAAGCTGCGGCACAATGTGCGCGCCGGTCTGACGGGATACGCGCAGGTCTACGGGAAGTACGCCTCGGACTTCGCCAGCAAACTCAACTTCGACCTCATCTACATCAAGCAGTACTCGCTGGTCCTCGACGTGAAGATCATGATCCAGACCATCAAGATCCTCTTCGACAAGGTCTCTTCCCGGGGAGTCGACGAGGAGGAGGAGCGCGACACCTCGGTGAGTCTGCCCTCAGGGGTGCAGCAGCTCAGCTGA
- a CDS encoding FABP family protein, translating into MPFQIPDNLDNTLMPVAWMIGHWEGDGHGVAPGGGELSFGCQIDFTDNGGDYLHYICQTFTKKSDGTPEAALWMETGFWRPRLDGTIDVVMAAPEGWAELWTGTIDGAKIELVTDAVARSKDATVSYTGGRRLYGQVEGDLMWAYDRATTEAPLAPHMWARLARA; encoded by the coding sequence ATGCCCTTCCAGATCCCTGACAACCTTGACAACACCCTCATGCCCGTGGCCTGGATGATCGGCCACTGGGAGGGAGACGGCCACGGCGTCGCTCCCGGCGGGGGCGAGCTGAGCTTCGGATGCCAAATCGACTTCACCGACAACGGTGGGGACTACCTGCACTACATCTGCCAGACCTTCACCAAGAAGAGCGACGGCACCCCTGAGGCCGCGCTGTGGATGGAGACCGGATTCTGGCGTCCCCGGCTCGACGGGACGATCGACGTCGTGATGGCGGCCCCCGAGGGCTGGGCGGAGCTGTGGACCGGAACGATCGACGGCGCGAAGATCGAACTGGTGACCGACGCCGTGGCCCGCAGCAAGGACGCCACCGTCTCCTACACCGGAGGCCGGCGGCTCTACGGGCAGGTCGAGGGCGACCTCATGTGGGCCTACGACCGGGCGACCACCGAGGCCCCGCTCGCCCCCCACATGTGGGCCCGGCTGGCGAGGGCCTGA
- a CDS encoding L,D-transpeptidase family protein produces the protein MRTNRAAKVASILLAGALAMTLASCASAGTAGSGTTATPAPVSSAPSLASTPSASTPGTPSPSASTSTPTPSAAAFKAHAAYVTANSLNLRATASDDSEVLGQLTAGTKVIVSAAPTGGYSPVQYQGISAYVTAKWLSASKPATDVSVTTMYATTAVNLREEAGTGSTVLKTLAAGDKVSATGTTVQGWTAVEYNGQEAWVKTQYISTKKPATPTPGTSGADAVSLDSRCKTGLVVCISKTDRQLRLVQDGKVLISLDARFGSEEGPTREGTFSIEWRNKDWVSTIYGSKMPYAMFFSGGEAIHYSSDFAARGYDGNSHGCVNIRSWSGIQYVWNHAPVGTKVVVYS, from the coding sequence ATGCGCACGAATCGAGCCGCGAAGGTGGCCTCCATACTCCTCGCAGGCGCTCTCGCCATGACGCTGGCCTCCTGCGCATCGGCGGGCACCGCGGGCAGCGGCACCACGGCCACCCCCGCACCGGTCAGCAGCGCACCGAGCCTGGCGTCCACCCCTTCGGCCTCCACACCGGGCACCCCGAGCCCCAGCGCCTCGACCTCGACGCCCACCCCCAGTGCCGCCGCCTTCAAGGCCCATGCCGCCTACGTCACGGCCAACAGCCTCAACCTGCGGGCCACGGCGTCCGATGACTCCGAAGTACTCGGCCAGCTCACGGCAGGCACCAAGGTCATCGTCTCCGCAGCGCCGACCGGAGGATACTCACCAGTCCAGTACCAGGGGATCTCCGCCTACGTCACCGCCAAGTGGCTGTCGGCCAGCAAGCCCGCCACCGACGTGTCGGTCACCACGATGTACGCGACCACCGCCGTCAACCTGCGCGAGGAGGCCGGCACCGGATCCACCGTCCTGAAGACCCTGGCGGCCGGGGACAAGGTGAGCGCCACCGGCACCACCGTCCAGGGCTGGACCGCCGTCGAGTACAACGGTCAGGAGGCCTGGGTCAAGACCCAGTACATCTCCACGAAGAAGCCGGCCACCCCGACCCCCGGCACCAGCGGCGCCGACGCCGTATCCCTGGACAGCCGCTGCAAGACCGGTCTTGTGGTGTGCATCTCCAAGACCGACCGGCAGCTCCGGCTGGTCCAGGACGGCAAGGTCCTCATCTCCCTGGACGCCAGGTTCGGCAGCGAGGAGGGCCCCACCCGTGAGGGCACCTTCAGCATCGAGTGGCGCAACAAGGACTGGGTCTCCACCATCTACGGCTCCAAGATGCCTTACGCCATGTTCTTCAGTGGCGGCGAGGCCATCCACTACTCCTCGGACTTCGCCGCCCGCGGCTACGACGGCAACTCCCACGGATGCGTCAACATCCGCTCCTGGAGCGGGATCCAGTACGTCTGGAACCACGCCCCGGTCGGGACGAAAGTCGTGGTGTACAGCTGA
- the dtd gene encoding D-aminoacyl-tRNA deacylase: MRVVVQRAVEGSVRVDGRLVGELPSPGLVILAGITHDDTPAVVEKVASKVWGLRILADEKSASDVGAPLLVISQFTLYAGTRKGRRPTWSAAAPGPVSEPLIDHFAEHLRTLGAHVETGIFGADMKVCLTNDGPVTIIIDSDTWR, encoded by the coding sequence ATGAGAGTCGTCGTCCAGCGGGCCGTTGAGGGATCGGTCCGGGTCGACGGGCGGCTGGTCGGCGAGCTTCCCTCCCCGGGCCTGGTGATCCTGGCGGGAATCACCCACGACGACACCCCCGCGGTGGTGGAGAAGGTGGCATCCAAGGTGTGGGGGCTGCGCATCCTTGCCGACGAGAAGTCGGCCTCGGACGTCGGGGCGCCCCTGCTGGTGATCAGCCAGTTCACCCTCTACGCGGGAACCCGCAAGGGACGCCGCCCCACCTGGAGCGCCGCCGCTCCCGGGCCGGTCTCCGAACCCCTCATCGATCACTTCGCCGAGCATCTGCGCACCCTGGGCGCCCACGTCGAGACCGGCATCTTCGGCGCCGACATGAAGGTCTGCCTGACCAACGACGGCCCGGTGACGATCATCATCGACTCTGACACCTGGCGCTGA
- a CDS encoding GNAT family N-acetyltransferase, translating into MAEHIKFRDFQPSDAKAITFGEPGELLNRVGDPGTIIRVATWQGRIVGYVTSWLAVVHRSRRFIDVVVAPDSRGRRVGTRLVEEIRARSHRPLATKAVEGSDAEAFIRSLGGRAYATCPPLELARRQFGRVREMLGGHDDVISAATLSPGEPEHLWSRYYEWVHADWSPVDDTEEARAAVRAEAAELDLEHTSVALVDGQPAAVAFVFDDDGAPTVCAETVARDTPDGDEALARAVADVVSASWRRGVRRLAFDGHQEDPHFGPLAARLPLEGARLFLLELPLDVVVPGADR; encoded by the coding sequence ATGGCCGAGCACATCAAGTTCCGGGACTTCCAGCCGTCGGACGCCAAGGCGATCACCTTCGGTGAGCCCGGGGAACTGCTCAACCGGGTGGGCGATCCCGGCACCATCATCCGGGTGGCCACCTGGCAGGGGCGGATCGTCGGCTACGTCACATCCTGGCTGGCGGTGGTGCACCGCAGCCGCCGCTTCATCGACGTCGTCGTCGCCCCCGACTCCCGGGGCCGGCGGGTCGGCACCCGGCTCGTCGAGGAGATCCGGGCCCGGTCCCACCGACCGCTGGCCACCAAGGCCGTCGAGGGATCCGACGCCGAGGCCTTCATCCGCAGTCTTGGCGGACGGGCGTACGCCACCTGCCCGCCGCTGGAGCTGGCCCGCCGCCAGTTCGGGCGGGTGCGCGAGATGCTCGGCGGCCACGACGACGTCATCTCCGCCGCGACCCTGTCGCCCGGTGAACCCGAGCACCTGTGGAGCCGGTACTACGAGTGGGTCCACGCGGACTGGTCCCCGGTCGACGACACGGAGGAGGCCCGGGCGGCGGTGCGCGCCGAGGCGGCCGAGCTCGACCTGGAGCACACCAGCGTCGCCCTGGTCGACGGGCAGCCGGCCGCGGTGGCCTTCGTCTTCGACGACGACGGCGCCCCCACCGTCTGCGCCGAGACCGTGGCCCGCGACACCCCCGACGGGGACGAGGCGCTGGCCAGGGCCGTGGCCGACGTCGTCTCCGCGTCGTGGCGGCGAGGGGTGCGCCGGTTGGCCTTCGACGGTCATCAGGAGGATCCCCACTTCGGGCCGCTGGCGGCGAGACTGCCCCTGGAGGGGGCCCGCCTCTTCCTCCTGGAGCTCCCCCTCGACGTTGTCGTCCCCGGTGCCGACAGGTAG
- a CDS encoding DUF433 domain-containing protein, whose product MSALVSRLDRITVSPSVCHGAPTIRGMRLRVQDVLELLASGMSYEEILNDYDELERDDILAAIEYAALDSSARALRVAS is encoded by the coding sequence ATGAGCGCCCTAGTCAGCCGCCTCGACAGGATCACCGTGAGCCCGTCCGTGTGCCATGGTGCGCCCACCATTCGCGGAATGCGGTTGCGAGTGCAGGACGTGCTTGAACTGCTTGCCTCGGGTATGAGCTACGAAGAGATTCTCAACGACTACGACGAGCTGGAGCGCGACGATATCCTGGCCGCGATCGAGTACGCGGCGCTGGACTCGTCGGCGCGCGCGCTTCGCGTGGCCTCGTGA
- a CDS encoding MFS transporter, whose amino-acid sequence MKNFHHVLVNTLLANVTTSFLWFALTFWIYIETRSVLATGIVGGGYMALVAVCSLAFGVIVDHNRKKKVMVIAQIITFSMYLLAAGMWIALPDSAFLSVASPAFWAFIVVILAGSVVENMRNIALSTTVTLLVPDGRRDKANGLVGMVQGIAFMVTSVFSGLAIGYLGMGPTLLIALSATGVAFAHLVTISIPEDRIATAPRAASEADAASDWEGAAAPVPDGLPTLRDRVDLAGSIAAIRSVPGLFALIIFTCFNNLVGGVYMALMDPYGLELMSAQAWGVVMGVTSIGFIVGGAIIARTGLGSNPVRTLLAVNIGVAAVGGVFAIRESWLLFAVGIFVYMCMIPAAEASEQTILQRVVPFERQGRVFGFAQSLESAATPVSAFLVAPVAEFAIIPWMREGSGRHMLGWLLGSGDTRGIALMFLIAGLVMLAAVALAFVSPQYRRLSSHYAGMRQPVPAARGGR is encoded by the coding sequence GTGAAGAACTTCCATCACGTCCTGGTCAACACCCTGCTCGCGAACGTGACCACGAGCTTCCTCTGGTTCGCGCTCACCTTCTGGATCTACATCGAGACCCGATCGGTGCTGGCCACCGGAATCGTCGGCGGTGGCTATATGGCCCTGGTGGCCGTGTGCTCCTTGGCGTTCGGGGTCATCGTCGACCACAACCGCAAGAAGAAGGTCATGGTGATCGCGCAGATCATCACCTTCAGCATGTACCTCCTGGCCGCGGGCATGTGGATCGCCCTGCCCGACAGCGCCTTCCTCAGCGTCGCCTCCCCCGCCTTCTGGGCGTTCATCGTCGTGATCCTCGCGGGCAGCGTGGTGGAGAACATGCGCAATATCGCGCTGTCCACCACGGTCACCCTGCTGGTCCCCGACGGCCGGCGGGACAAGGCCAACGGTCTGGTGGGCATGGTGCAGGGCATCGCATTCATGGTGACGTCGGTGTTCTCAGGCCTGGCCATCGGGTACCTGGGCATGGGCCCCACGCTGCTGATCGCCCTGTCGGCGACAGGCGTCGCATTCGCCCATCTGGTGACCATCTCGATCCCCGAGGACCGTATCGCGACAGCGCCTCGAGCAGCCTCTGAGGCCGATGCCGCTTCTGACTGGGAGGGCGCGGCCGCCCCGGTGCCGGACGGTCTCCCGACCCTGCGGGACCGGGTGGATCTCGCCGGCTCGATCGCTGCCATCCGCTCAGTGCCCGGACTCTTCGCGCTGATCATCTTCACCTGCTTCAACAACCTGGTGGGCGGGGTCTACATGGCCCTCATGGACCCGTACGGCCTGGAGCTGATGAGCGCTCAGGCCTGGGGAGTCGTCATGGGGGTCACCAGTATCGGGTTCATCGTGGGCGGGGCGATCATCGCCAGGACGGGCCTTGGCTCGAATCCGGTCCGGACCCTGCTCGCGGTGAATATCGGCGTGGCGGCGGTGGGCGGCGTCTTCGCGATCCGGGAGTCCTGGCTGCTGTTCGCCGTGGGCATCTTCGTCTACATGTGCATGATCCCGGCCGCCGAGGCGTCCGAGCAGACGATCCTGCAGCGCGTGGTGCCCTTCGAGCGGCAGGGCCGGGTCTTCGGCTTCGCGCAGAGTCTGGAGAGCGCCGCCACCCCCGTCTCCGCCTTTCTGGTGGCGCCGGTCGCGGAGTTCGCAATCATCCCCTGGATGCGGGAAGGTTCGGGGCGGCACATGCTGGGGTGGTTGCTCGGCAGCGGCGACACCCGCGGGATCGCCCTCATGTTCCTCATCGCGGGGCTGGTCATGCTGGCCGCCGTGGCGCTGGCCTTCGTCTCGCCGCAGTACCGCAGGCTGTCGAGTCACTATGCGGGGATGCGACAGCCGGTCCCGGCGGCCAGGGGCGGGAGATGA
- a CDS encoding DUF5615 family PIN-like protein: MARFLVDQQLPGALAHHLRTLGHDAKHVKDYPGGSTLPDNEIARIADAEERIVVTKDDDFRASHILSRRPARLLHVTCGNISTRDLLALVDEHYAALEVAVAEYNFIEINRPGITVHDPS, encoded by the coding sequence ATGGCTCGTTTTCTCGTCGACCAACAGTTGCCTGGCGCGCTGGCGCATCATCTCAGGACCTTGGGTCACGATGCGAAGCACGTCAAGGATTATCCGGGAGGTTCGACCCTTCCCGATAATGAAATCGCCCGCATCGCCGATGCAGAAGAGCGCATCGTGGTCACCAAGGACGACGATTTCCGAGCTTCGCATATTCTGAGCCGTCGCCCGGCCAGGCTGCTCCACGTCACATGCGGGAACATCTCTACCAGGGATCTGCTCGCCCTCGTTGACGAGCACTACGCGGCACTGGAGGTGGCGGTGGCCGAGTACAACTTCATCGAAATCAACCGACCCGGCATCACCGTTCACGACCCGAGCTAG
- a CDS encoding YgfZ/GcvT domain-containing protein, giving the protein MGAPVLLTEGPDAGLVSHLDNPNLEQRRIDSSWVGLGNRDILSVSGPDRLVWLHSLTTQFLEGLEPGRAITALVLSPTGHVEHLLRGVDDGKTFWAWTDAGRGPALVGWLDSMRFMMRVEVLAHPELRLVWTGRDVPPPDGVVSMDSEVAGGHELLLPDDAGDPRAPQAGVRAWEASRIEAGVPRIGLDTDERTIPNEIGLYGTHLDKGCYRGQETVARVHTMGRPPRRLTRLTLDGSGTELPEPGAEITLEGRRVGVLGSVAVHHEDGPIALCLLRRSTDPEATLDVAGVTAGQEILVDPQVGLHVRPIL; this is encoded by the coding sequence ATGGGCGCCCCAGTTCTTCTCACCGAGGGGCCCGACGCCGGTCTGGTCTCGCACCTGGACAACCCCAACCTGGAGCAGCGCCGCATCGACTCCTCCTGGGTGGGCCTGGGCAACCGCGACATCCTGTCCGTCAGCGGCCCCGACCGGCTCGTTTGGCTCCATTCGCTGACCACCCAGTTCCTGGAGGGCCTGGAACCCGGGCGCGCCATCACCGCCCTGGTGCTGTCCCCGACCGGCCACGTCGAGCACCTGCTTCGCGGGGTCGACGACGGGAAGACGTTCTGGGCCTGGACCGATGCCGGACGCGGCCCGGCGCTGGTGGGCTGGCTCGATTCGATGCGCTTCATGATGCGGGTCGAGGTGCTCGCCCATCCGGAGCTGAGGCTCGTGTGGACCGGCCGCGACGTGCCCCCGCCCGACGGCGTCGTGTCGATGGACTCGGAGGTGGCCGGAGGACACGAGCTGCTGCTCCCCGACGACGCCGGGGATCCCCGGGCCCCGCAGGCCGGGGTGCGTGCCTGGGAGGCGTCGAGGATCGAGGCCGGGGTGCCGCGGATCGGCCTGGACACCGATGAGCGGACCATCCCCAACGAGATCGGCCTCTACGGAACCCACCTGGACAAGGGCTGCTACCGCGGTCAGGAGACGGTCGCGAGGGTCCACACCATGGGCCGCCCGCCGCGCCGGCTCACCCGCCTGACGCTGGACGGCTCCGGGACGGAGCTGCCCGAGCCGGGTGCCGAGATCACCCTCGAGGGACGCCGGGTCGGCGTTCTGGGCTCGGTGGCCGTGCATCATGAGGACGGTCCGATCGCGCTGTGCCTGCTGCGCCGCTCGACGGATCCCGAGGCCACCCTGGACGTGGCCGGGGTGACAGCCGGCCAGGAGATTCTGGTGGACCCGCAGGTGGGCCTGCACGTCCGCCCGATACTCTGA
- a CDS encoding rhodanese-like domain-containing protein has translation MSQPPWPPGHPRLLPGRGAGPGESVGQQAWLADLELCYAPQFGSAKDPVNFLGRADRNIADGLVETLQRHELDAALAAGARLVDVRTPAEHEVAAIPGSVLIPLDELRERLDDLPDGDLIVHCAAGLRSCVAARILTQHGRRVRSLDGGFATWADGRATAQ, from the coding sequence GTGTCGCAGCCACCATGGCCGCCGGGCCACCCTCGCCTCCTGCCGGGGCGGGGTGCAGGCCCGGGTGAATCAGTCGGGCAGCAGGCGTGGCTGGCCGATCTGGAACTGTGCTACGCGCCGCAGTTCGGCTCGGCCAAGGATCCGGTGAACTTTCTCGGCCGGGCCGATCGCAACATCGCCGACGGCCTGGTTGAGACCCTCCAGCGGCATGAACTCGACGCCGCGCTGGCCGCCGGAGCCCGCCTGGTCGACGTGAGAACCCCCGCCGAGCACGAGGTCGCGGCGATCCCCGGCTCGGTGTTGATCCCTCTGGACGAACTGCGCGAGCGCCTCGACGATCTGCCCGACGGCGATCTGATCGTCCACTGCGCCGCCGGGCTGCGCAGCTGCGTCGCCGCGCGCATTCTGACTCAGCACGGCCGGCGGGTACGGAGCCTCGACGGCGGATTCGCCACCTGGGCAGACGGGAGAGCGACGGCGCAGTAG